In the Campylobacter sp. MIT 12-8780 genome, one interval contains:
- the rpsB gene encoding 30S ribosomal protein S2: MVSMRDLLECGVHFGHQTRRWNPKMKKFIFGERKGIYVIDLQKTLRYFRYTYNIVRDAAAEGKTILFVGTKKQASAAIKEYAEKCGMPYVNHRWLGGMMTNFGTIRQSIRKLEIIEKMEEDGSIKLLTKKEALMLTRKKEKLLAYLGGIRHLKTQPDMIFVIDTVKEKIAVKEANRLRIPVVAPLDTNCDPDLVTYPIPGNDDAIRSVQLFCQEMSEAIIEGKALREQDEDISEEKQEVSDEEKEAIVEEAMSEEFSEEDFEEEEK; encoded by the coding sequence ATGGTTAGTATGAGAGATTTGCTTGAATGCGGTGTGCATTTTGGGCATCAAACACGCAGGTGGAATCCAAAGATGAAAAAATTCATTTTTGGCGAGAGAAAAGGCATTTATGTTATTGATTTGCAAAAAACCTTGCGTTATTTTCGCTACACTTACAACATCGTAAGAGACGCAGCTGCTGAGGGTAAAACTATACTTTTTGTAGGCACAAAAAAACAAGCTTCAGCTGCCATTAAAGAATATGCTGAAAAATGCGGTATGCCTTATGTTAATCATCGCTGGCTTGGCGGTATGATGACAAATTTTGGCACCATTCGTCAAAGCATACGCAAGCTTGAAATTATAGAAAAAATGGAAGAAGATGGCTCTATCAAGCTTTTAACCAAAAAAGAAGCCTTAATGCTTACTCGCAAAAAGGAAAAACTTTTAGCTTATCTTGGCGGTATAAGACATCTTAAAACTCAACCTGATATGATTTTTGTGATTGATACGGTTAAAGAAAAAATCGCTGTAAAAGAAGCTAATCGCTTAAGAATTCCTGTAGTTGCACCACTTGATACAAATTGTGATCCTGATCTTGTAACCTATCCTATCCCAGGAAATGATGATGCGATCCGCTCAGTGCAGCTTTTCTGCCAAGAAATGTCAGAAGCTATCATCGAGGGCAAGGCTTTAAGAGAGCAAGATGAGGATATAAGCGAAGAAAAACAAGAAGTCAGCGATGAAGAAAAAGAAGCTATCGTTGAAGAAGCAATGAGTGAAGAATTTAGCGAAGAAGACTTTGAAGAAGAGGAAAAATAA
- a CDS encoding threonine/serine ThrE exporter family protein, translating into MQKPDIQELSNFLIKYISTMVGVGTYSSRVNRCAERIAATFGYEIHLHFSFNHTLINLIDPDDISISRTYLVNNKYSPIDFRLILDLSALSWAIYDHIHNLKVAKRCFEKLIQKNQRPAYTYILFASIAQMAFSRLFGGDFETSILVFLGTLVGSSLRAVFTHFKLDMRIQYIICAFISSYIVSIGVDLGFTKTGEVALGSSILYLIPGIFFINSVIDILKSYVLVGLSRIISVAILISCIAVGIYTTLALSNLGFWQ; encoded by the coding sequence ATGCAAAAGCCAGATATTCAAGAACTGAGTAATTTTTTGATTAAATACATCTCCACTATGGTGGGCGTTGGCACTTATAGTTCGCGCGTAAATCGCTGTGCAGAACGCATAGCTGCAACCTTTGGCTATGAGATTCATTTGCATTTTTCTTTTAACCATACATTGATTAATCTTATCGATCCTGATGATATTTCGATCTCACGCACTTATCTTGTCAATAACAAATACTCTCCCATTGATTTTCGTTTGATCTTGGATTTGAGCGCCTTAAGTTGGGCGATTTATGATCATATCCATAATCTTAAAGTTGCAAAAAGGTGTTTTGAAAAGCTTATTCAAAAAAATCAACGCCCAGCTTATACTTATATACTTTTTGCAAGTATAGCCCAAATGGCTTTTTCAAGACTTTTTGGAGGGGATTTTGAAACCTCGATTTTGGTGTTTTTAGGCACTCTTGTTGGCTCAAGTTTAAGGGCAGTTTTTACTCATTTTAAACTTGATATGAGAATTCAATACATCATCTGTGCATTCATCTCCTCATATATCGTTTCTATAGGCGTTGATCTAGGTTTTACGAAGACAGGCGAGGTTGCGCTTGGTTCGAGCATTTTGTATTTGATCCCGGGAATTTTCTTTATCAACTCGGTTATTGACATACTTAAAAGCTATGTTTTAGTGGGTTTAAGCCGCATTATTAGCGTAGCGATTTTAATCAGCTGTATAGCAGTAGGCATTTACACCACGCTTGCACTTTCAAATTTAGGTTTTTGGCAATGA
- a CDS encoding ABC transporter ATP-binding protein, translating into MELLRAENLSHSFDYPLFKDLCFSLNEGQSIAIQGSSGCGKSTLLHILSTLLKPNSGKVLFQNHDLYALSESERLRIRRYFFGIIFQAHYLFKGFSAFENIELASVLSGQGLDKSLLEKLGIAHLLHQKIAKLSGGQQQRVSIARVLCKKPKIIFADEATGNLDKENATKVIEILNSYVKENAGVLIFVTHDNSLALLCDEQYKLSQNGIC; encoded by the coding sequence ATGGAACTTTTAAGAGCGGAAAATTTAAGCCACAGCTTTGATTATCCGCTTTTTAAGGATTTATGCTTTAGTCTTAATGAGGGACAAAGCATAGCCATACAAGGAAGTTCAGGTTGTGGAAAATCCACACTTTTACACATACTTTCTACACTTTTAAAACCAAATTCAGGAAAAGTTCTTTTTCAAAATCATGATCTGTATGCCTTAAGTGAAAGTGAAAGACTAAGGATAAGAAGGTATTTTTTTGGCATTATCTTTCAAGCTCATTATCTTTTTAAGGGTTTTTCTGCTTTTGAAAATATAGAACTTGCTAGCGTCTTATCAGGACAAGGTTTAGATAAAAGCTTACTTGAAAAGCTTGGCATAGCTCATCTTTTACATCAAAAAATCGCTAAACTCAGCGGAGGACAGCAACAAAGAGTAAGCATAGCAAGGGTGCTTTGCAAAAAACCTAAGATCATCTTTGCAGACGAGGCAACAGGAAATTTAGACAAAGAAAATGCCACTAAGGTCATAGAAATTTTAAACAGCTATGTAAAAGAAAATGCAGGTGTTTTGATCTTTGTAACGCATGATAATTCGCTTGCTTTGCTTTGCGATGAGCAGTATAAGCTAAGTCAAAATGGAATTTGTTAA
- a CDS encoding threonine/serine exporter family protein — protein sequence MNGFYSILTDMSFAAIAGFGFAYSCNPPIRTLFLSALLAAIGHGFRFTLLEFFSFQNLALATFFASFLVGCFGMLFAKISKTPAEIIAFPALLVMIPGIYAYRAILYLFYFINSSDATEKTRYLVDFFDCFLTTISVTLALAVGISMTLLIFFEQSFMMTRGAKYFEKYKRFKRLTTHPSEIFKRHEKLSKN from the coding sequence ATGAATGGGTTTTATTCTATACTTACTGATATGTCTTTTGCAGCAATTGCTGGCTTTGGTTTTGCATACTCTTGCAATCCTCCTATTCGCACCTTATTTTTATCGGCTCTTTTGGCGGCTATTGGGCATGGTTTTCGCTTTACTTTGCTTGAGTTTTTTTCTTTTCAAAATCTTGCTCTTGCGACTTTTTTTGCGTCTTTTTTAGTGGGTTGTTTTGGTATGCTTTTTGCTAAAATTTCAAAAACCCCAGCCGAGATTATCGCCTTTCCGGCTTTACTTGTGATGATACCTGGAATTTATGCGTATAGGGCGATTTTGTATCTGTTTTATTTTATCAACTCAAGCGATGCGACTGAAAAAACGCGGTATTTGGTGGATTTTTTTGATTGTTTTTTAACGACGATTTCAGTAACTTTAGCTTTAGCTGTAGGTATTTCAATGACTTTATTAATCTTTTTTGAGCAAAGCTTTATGATGACAAGAGGTGCAAAGTATTTTGAAAAATACAAGCGATTTAAACGTCTTACTACCCACCCAAGCGAAATTTTCAAACGTCATGAAAAACTAAGCAAAAACTAA
- the fliR gene encoding flagellar biosynthetic protein FliR, which produces MEFVNYLGDKNVAAFFLLFARVSGIFVFFPFFSHNNIPNIIKATLALFLTMFLFPLAKLEMPSYNSFFILQILSEALLGMIAGLLLSIVFAFVQFAGEQMAFTMGFTMASVLDPSSGASVPITSQILNLLALLVFLAFDGHHLILLFLSNSLTYIDLGGFYPGENLLRYVNTSMLNIFMIGFAMAFPILAINLLADLIFGLLMKTMPQFNLLVVGYPIKIALGFVVLVSILAIMMQYFKELILKVFSNMQTLFFI; this is translated from the coding sequence ATGGAATTTGTTAATTATCTTGGCGATAAAAATGTCGCGGCTTTTTTCTTGCTTTTTGCAAGAGTAAGTGGGATTTTTGTTTTTTTTCCTTTTTTTTCACACAATAATATCCCAAATATTATCAAAGCAACTCTAGCCTTGTTTTTAACTATGTTTTTATTTCCTTTAGCAAAGCTTGAAATGCCAAGTTATAATTCTTTTTTTATCTTGCAAATTTTAAGTGAAGCTTTACTTGGAATGATAGCTGGACTTTTACTGAGTATAGTTTTTGCTTTCGTGCAGTTTGCAGGCGAGCAAATGGCTTTTACCATGGGCTTTACTATGGCAAGTGTGCTTGATCCAAGTTCTGGAGCGAGTGTGCCTATTACTTCTCAAATTTTAAATTTGCTTGCCTTGCTTGTATTTTTAGCCTTTGATGGGCATCATTTGATCTTGCTTTTTTTGAGTAATTCTTTAACTTATATTGATTTGGGTGGTTTTTATCCGGGCGAAAATTTGCTTCGTTATGTTAATACAAGTATGCTTAATATCTTTATGATAGGCTTTGCGATGGCTTTTCCGATCTTGGCGATTAATCTTTTAGCGGATTTAATCTTTGGGCTTTTGATGAAAACTATGCCTCAATTTAACCTTTTGGTTGTGGGTTATCCTATAAAAATTGCGCTTGGTTTTGTAGTTTTGGTTTCGATTTTAGCGATAATGATGCAGTATTTTAAAGAACTTATTTTAAAAGTTTTTTCAAATATGCAAACTTTATTCTTTATCTAA
- a CDS encoding lactate/malate family dehydrogenase, with product MQTKVGIVGVGFVGAATASNLVSAAMCDELMLYDIKTDLAAAHVHDLKDSLVFTHSHTKIYLAKDIQELAKCQVIVLSFRKTHLNTLATRLEELENNAFELINIILPLEKAGFKGVYVIATNPNDSIVYLTASLSKLEKGRIFGSGTNLDSSRLRRILGDKLGLNPCNIKAFMIGEHGDSQFAYLSHAYVGSKSLNEYYEQKLGKKLNTEELEKEVANEGYFIYNKKGRTEYGIGGSCAMLAEAVLKDKKLLVPVSSVFKDYALSLPCIIGKNGVEEVLECEFSEVEKAKLKQTQHSIKTAILSVKDRLEAKIKA from the coding sequence ATGCAAACAAAAGTAGGAATTGTCGGTGTAGGATTTGTAGGAGCAGCAACAGCTTCAAATCTTGTAAGTGCGGCAATGTGTGATGAGTTAATGCTTTATGATATTAAAACTGATTTGGCTGCTGCTCATGTTCATGATCTTAAAGATAGCTTGGTTTTTACTCATTCGCATACGAAGATATATTTAGCCAAAGATATCCAAGAGCTCGCAAAGTGTCAAGTAATCGTGCTTTCTTTTAGAAAAACACATTTAAACACCCTAGCTACAAGACTTGAGGAGCTTGAAAATAATGCTTTTGAGCTTATCAATATCATCTTACCACTTGAAAAAGCCGGTTTTAAAGGCGTGTATGTCATCGCTACAAATCCAAATGATAGTATCGTTTATCTTACTGCCTCGCTTAGCAAGCTTGAAAAAGGGCGAATTTTTGGTTCTGGCACAAATTTAGATAGCTCAAGATTAAGGCGAATTTTAGGCGATAAACTAGGACTTAATCCTTGCAATATCAAAGCTTTTATGATAGGCGAGCATGGAGACTCTCAATTTGCCTACCTAAGCCATGCTTATGTGGGTTCAAAAAGCTTAAATGAGTATTATGAGCAAAAATTAGGCAAAAAACTCAACACAGAGGAGCTTGAAAAAGAAGTGGCAAATGAGGGCTATTTCATCTACAACAAAAAAGGACGCACAGAATACGGCATAGGAGGCTCTTGCGCTATGCTTGCTGAAGCTGTGCTTAAAGATAAAAAACTTTTAGTTCCAGTTTCTAGTGTGTTTAAGGATTATGCTTTGTCTTTACCTTGTATAATTGGTAAAAATGGCGTTGAAGAGGTGCTAGAGTGCGAATTTAGCGAAGTTGAAAAAGCCAAGCTTAAACAAACGCAACACAGCATAAAAACAGCCATTTTAAGCGTCAAGGATAGGCTTGAAGCTAAGATTAAAGCTTAA
- the tsf gene encoding translation elongation factor Ts, translated as MAEITAQMVKELRESTGAGMMDCKNALKETEGDFEKAVQYLREKGLGKAAKKADRLAAEGLVSVKVSEDFKQATLSEINSETDFVAKNEQFIALTKDTTAHIQAQAISTTEELNKSVINGTPFEEYLKSQIATIGENLVVRRLATLKAGNNGIVNGYIHTNGRVGVIIAASAESEEGAKKITDFLKQLCMHIAAMKPVYLSYKDLDINFVEQEYKALVAELEKDNEERRRLKDPNKPEHKIPKYASRKQLSEAILKQAEEDIKAELKAQNKPEKIWANIIPGKLNSFISDNSQLDSKLTLMGQFFVMDDKKTIEQVIEEKIKELGVKFEIIEFIRFEVGEGLEKKSEDFAAEVAAQMS; from the coding sequence ATGGCTGAAATCACTGCACAAATGGTAAAAGAGCTTCGTGAAAGCACCGGAGCTGGAATGATGGATTGTAAAAATGCTCTTAAGGAAACTGAGGGCGATTTTGAAAAAGCGGTGCAATACTTACGCGAAAAAGGACTAGGAAAAGCAGCTAAAAAAGCTGATCGCTTAGCTGCTGAAGGGCTAGTAAGCGTTAAAGTGAGCGAGGATTTTAAGCAAGCGACTTTAAGTGAGATTAATTCAGAAACTGATTTTGTAGCTAAAAACGAGCAATTTATCGCCTTAACTAAAGATACCACAGCTCACATTCAAGCTCAAGCTATCAGCACTACTGAAGAGCTTAATAAAAGCGTGATTAATGGCACTCCTTTTGAAGAATACCTTAAATCTCAAATCGCAACCATAGGTGAAAACCTTGTTGTGCGTAGATTAGCCACCTTAAAAGCTGGTAATAACGGCATAGTCAATGGCTATATCCACACTAATGGACGCGTTGGCGTTATCATCGCTGCAAGTGCTGAGAGTGAAGAGGGTGCGAAAAAAATCACTGATTTTTTAAAGCAACTTTGTATGCATATAGCTGCTATGAAGCCTGTATATCTTAGCTATAAAGACTTAGATATCAATTTTGTAGAGCAAGAATACAAAGCCTTAGTTGCCGAGCTTGAAAAGGATAATGAAGAGCGAAGAAGACTCAAAGATCCAAACAAGCCAGAGCATAAAATTCCAAAATACGCCAGCAGAAAGCAACTTAGCGAGGCTATCTTAAAGCAAGCTGAAGAGGATATCAAAGCTGAGCTTAAAGCTCAAAACAAACCAGAAAAAATTTGGGCAAATATTATCCCAGGTAAGCTTAATAGCTTCATCAGTGATAATTCTCAGCTTGACAGCAAACTCACTTTAATGGGGCAATTTTTTGTAATGGATGATAAAAAAACCATAGAACAAGTCATAGAAGAAAAGATCAAAGAACTTGGCGTAAAATTTGAAATCATCGAGTTTATCCGCTTTGAAGTGGGCGAAGGACTTGAGAAAAAGTCTGAGGACTTTGCTGCTGAAGTAGCTGCACAAATGAGCTAA